The region CGGTCGCCAAAGGCGCCTGCCCCGTCTGGTCGTCGCTGATGACGGACAGAAGGGTGCGAATGCCGGACATGGATACTCTCCTCCAAGGTTCCTCCAAGGCCCTAGTATGCGCCTGGAAAACCTTGGCGAAAAGAGCCGTTCCTTGAACTTCTGGTTCGTTTCCAAAACGCCCTGACGGGGGCAAGCGACGACGGAACACCGCTGCCGCAGGGGGAGGGGAACGCGGGGCTGCCGCCCCGGCCCCGCCTGGAGGCTGACGCCTCCAGACCTCCGCTTTCTTTTATTAATTGGCTCTCCCTTCCCCCTCCTTTTGAAAAGCATGCTTTTCAAAAGGAGGGGGAAGGGAGAGCCATGAACAGTATATCAGGGGATATGAGCACCATCGTCTCCGTCTTCGATCGTAACCTTGTCCGCCGCCATCGTGACCGCGCCGCAGCGGGCTTTGGGGCGCACGATTTTCTTGTGCATGAAACGGCGGCCCGTCTCGTCGAGCGCCTGGAGGATATCACACGCGCCTTCCCCTTGGCGCTGGATCTCGGGTGCCATGGCGGCGAGATCGCCCGGATCCTCGCCGAGCACCCCAAGATTGGCACCTTATTTCAGTGCGACCTGTCGCCGGGCTTGGCCGGCCGCGCTGCCTCCCACGCCCCCGGTCGGACCTTCGTTGCCGATGAGGAGTGGCTGCCCCTGGCCGAGCAGTGCCTGGACTTGGTCTTGTCCAACCTCAGTTTGCACTGGGTCAACGATCTCCCCGGGACCTTGGTGCAACTGCGCCGGGCCTTACGCCCTGGGGGGCTACTTCTGGGCTCTCTCCTGGGCGGCGAAACGCTCAAGGAGCTTCGCTCCTGTTTATCGGAAGCCGAATTGCTGGTCGAGGGGGGCCTTTCGCCCCGCTTCAGCCCCTTGGCCGGGGTCCGTGACATCGGGGACTTGCTAGCCCGGGTCGGCTTTCACACCCTCACCGTCGATATCGACACCCTGGTCGTCCATTATGCCGACCCCTGGCGCCTGCTGCGCGACCTACGGGGCATGGGGGAGAGCAACGCGGTCGCCGTTCGCCGTCGCACCTTCCTACGCCGCGCGACCCTGGCCACCGCCCTGGCCCTCTACCAGCAAAACCATGCCGGCGCCGATGGTCGGGTGCCCGCGACGTTTCAGGTCATTACCCTGACAGCCTGGGCGCCGGATCCGGTGTAATCCCCGGCGGGAACAAAACACTACGCAAAAGGCTGGGGAGGCTCGTCTCCCCCTCCCCTCCAAGCACCTTGATCGCCGCCACGCCCCCAACAAAAAACGGCGCGGATTTCTCCGCGCCGTCTCATGATCCGACCCGAGGGCCGATCCAAAAGAAAGCTTACTTCGCCGCCTTCAGGACCGGGTAGGTTTCCAGGAGGCTCACGCCGCCCAGAGGCTTGTTCTGGCCATTGTGGCAGGTGGCGCAGTTGGCCTTCGGCGCGTCGCCGGTGGGGCCCTTCAGCTGCGACCCATCCAGACGCTTCTCCGGCATGGCGTCCTTCAGCGGGGCCAAGTACTCGTTGTTGACGGCGCGGATCATGTTCAGACCGTGCCAGGCAATAACGCGCTGCGGCGTGCTGAGGGACCAGTCGGCGGTGGACTGGGTGTTGTGGCAGTGGGTGCAGTTGACGCCCAGCGCCTTGGAGATGTGGATCATCAGCGAATAGCTGCCTTCAGTGGCCT is a window of Pararhodospirillum photometricum DSM 122 DNA encoding:
- a CDS encoding methyltransferase domain-containing protein yields the protein MSTIVSVFDRNLVRRHRDRAAAGFGAHDFLVHETAARLVERLEDITRAFPLALDLGCHGGEIARILAEHPKIGTLFQCDLSPGLAGRAASHAPGRTFVADEEWLPLAEQCLDLVLSNLSLHWVNDLPGTLVQLRRALRPGGLLLGSLLGGETLKELRSCLSEAELLVEGGLSPRFSPLAGVRDIGDLLARVGFHTLTVDIDTLVVHYADPWRLLRDLRGMGESNAVAVRRRTFLRRATLATALALYQQNHAGADGRVPATFQVITLTAWAPDPV